The stretch of DNA CTGGCGAACCGGTTGTGATCCCATCCGCAGAGGGCGAACGACTGGTCCCTTCCGTCGTCGCCGTCAATAAAAATGGTGAGCGCCTGGTCGGCCGCGTCGCCCGCAACCAGGCCATCACCAACCCGGAGAACACCATCTTCTCCATCAAACGCTTTATGGGTCGCAAATACGATGACCCCGAAGTTCAACAGGCTTTAAAAGTGGTCCCCTACCAGGTGACCAAAGCACCGAATGGCGACATGCGCGTGGTGCTGGGAGGCAAGGAGTACTCCCCGCCCGAAATCAGCGCCATGATCCTGTCTAAAATCAAGCGCGATGCCGAAGCCTACCTGGGTGAACCCGTCACCCAGGCAGTGATCACCGTGCCGGCTTATTTCAACGACGCCCAGCGCAACGCCACTAAGGACGCAGGAAAGATCGCCGGTCTGGAAGTATTGCGCATCATCAACGAGCCCACGGCATCCTCCCTGGCTTACGGTTTGGATAAGAAGAAGAACGAGGTCGTCGCTGTTTACGACCTGGGCGGCGGCACCTTTGATATTTCCATTTTGGATGTCGGCGAAGGCGTCTTCCAGGTACGCTCCACCAGCGGCAACACCTTCCTGGGCGGCGACGATTTTGATCAACGCCTGATCGATTTCATCGCCGACGAATTCAAAAAAGAACATGGCATTGACCTGCGCAACGACCGGCAGGCTTTACAACGTCTGAAAGAAGCAGCCGAGAAAGCCAAAATCGAGCTTTCTTCCACCATGCAATCTGAAATCAACCTGCCCTATATCACCGCTGATGCTGCCGGACCGAAGCATCTGGTGATGACCATCAGCCGCTCCAAGTTAGAACAACTCACCGATGACCTGGTCTCCCTCAGTCTTACCCCGGTTAAAAATGCCCTCAACGATGCCAACCTGACAAAAAACCAAGTGGACGAGATCGTCTTGGTGGGCGGAATGACCCGCATGCCCAAAATTCAAAGTGAAGTGGAGAAGTTGTTTGGTAAGGAGCCGCACAAAGGCGTCAATCCCGATGAGGTGGTTGCAGTTGGCGCAGCGATTCAGGCTGGCGTTCTGGGCGGGGAAGTCAAAGATATCCTCCTGCTCGATGTGACCCCGCTGACCCTCTCGGTTGAGACTCTGGGCGGCGTGGCCACACCCCTGATCAAGCGCAACACCACCATTCCCACCCGCGAAAGCCAGGTGTTCTCCACCGCTAGCGACAGCCAGACCCAGGTGGAAATTCACGTCCTCCAGGGTGAACGCCCCATGGCAGCCAACAACAAATCCCTCGGCAAATTCATTCTCGATGGCATCCCCCCTGCCCCGCGCGGTATTCCTCAAATTGAAGTCACCTTCGATATCAACGCCAACGGCATCCTGGAAGTGACCGCACAGGATAAAGCCACCGGGCGCAGCCAGAACATCACCATCACAGCTTCTTCCGGCCTTAGCGAAGATGAAGTTGAACAAATGCGTCGCGATGCTGAACTGCACGCCGACGAAGATCGCAAACGGCGTGACTTGATCGAAGCCCGAAACCATGCCGACAACTTGGTCTACTCGGCTGAAAAGACTCTCACTGACCTGGGTGACAAGGCGCCTGCCGACCTGAAAACGCAGGTCGAAGATGCCGCAGCCAGAGTCCGTGAGGTCAAGGACGGCGAAGATATCGAAGCCATCAAAAGTGCCACCAACGCGCTTTCCCAGGTCATGCAAAAGCTGGGCGAAGCAGCTTATGCCCAGGCAGGACAAACCCCGCCGCCCGGCCCTGAAACAGAGGGTGAGCCTCCATCTGACGACCGGGACGATGGTGACGTTGTTGAAGGCGAGTTCAAACAAGTCTAACCCGATGATCCACGCAGTGCCCGGAGTTAACCCCGGGCACTGTGACACGAGCCAATTTGACATGGCCCTGCCAAATGAGTAAACTTATGCGGCTGAATTGCTGAAGCTCTTTTGGATAAAACTGTGAGATTAGATTAAAAAAATGCCTAAGCGAGATTATTACGAAGTGCTTGGCGTCCCACGAAGCGCCAATGATGATGAACTGAAGTCTGCCTTCAGGAATTTGGCGCGCCAGTGCCATCCGGATGTCAGCAGTGACCCGGATGCGGAAGAAAAATTTAAAGAGATTAACGAAGCCTATGCCGTCCTTTCAGACAGTGAAAAACGCGCAGCCTATGATCGTTTTGGGCACGCTGGCGTCAACACTCAGGGCATGCCCGACTTCTCCAATATCGACCTTTCAGACATCCTCGAGGGATTGTTCGGTTTTGGTGGGTTCGGCGGGTTTGGCGGTATGGGCGGCAGACGCGTTCGCAATGCCCCCCGCCGCGGTGCAGACCTCTCCAGTCGGGTTAAGCTGACCTTTGAAGAAGCAGCCTTTGGTATCGAAAAAGAAATCCAAATCACTCGCGATGAACAGTGCCAGACCTGTAATGGTTCGGGCGCCAAACCGGGCACCTCGCCGGTCACCTGCCCACAATGCAATGGTCAGGGCGAAACGCGCCAGGTCCATCAAACCTTGCTGGGGTCGATGGTGCAGGTGGTCACCTGTTCACGCTGCAACGGTACAGGTGAGGTCATCGAAACGCCCTGCGATACCTGTCATGGGCGCGGCCTGGAACGCAAGACCGTCAAAAAGCTGGTCAACATTCCCCCCGGCGTCTCAGATGGTGTTCAAATTCGCCTGGCTGGCGAGGGACAGCCCGGAACCCACGGCGGACCCCACGGCAATTTCTACCTGGAAATCGAGGTTGAGAAGCATCCCTTCTTCCGCCGCGCAGGGGATGATATCCTGCTCGATCTGGATATCAACATCGCCCAGGCTGTTCTGGGCGATGAAATTCGCATCCCAACCCTGAACGGCGATGTGGAACTGCGGATTCCACCGGGTACCCAGCCCGGAAAAATCTTCCGCTTGCGAGGTCGGGGCATCCCTCACCTGCGCGGCTCCGGCACCGGCGACCAGTTGGTGACGGTTTCAGTGCAGATTCCCACCCGATTGAATGCAGAGCAACGCGAACTGTTTGAACAATTGGCCAAAACCATGGACCCCGATATCAAAATCCAGGAGCAAAGCTTCTTCGATAAGTTGCGCGAGGTGTTTGGTGGCTGATGCCGGTGCTCCGGTCCGCTGGATCGAAATCAAGCTGGTCACCGACGGTGAAATCGCGGAAGCCCTGGCCGAAGTGCTGGGGCGTTTTGTTGATAACGGCGTAGTGGTGGAAGCTGAAACAAATTTCAATTCAAAAACCCAGGAGAATGAGCCAACAGGGAATATTGCTGTATATGGCTACCTGCCCGATGATAACACCCTGGAAGATAAACGAAAGGCGCTCGAAGAAGCCCTGTGGTACCTGGGGATGATCGCGCCAATGCCCCCGATTCAGTACACACCCATCCACGATGAAAACTGGATGTCAGCCTGGAAAACCCATTATCAGCCCATCCAGGTTGGGAAAAACCTGTTGATCTTGCCCGCCTGGAGGCAGCCTGATGAAGGTGAAACTCGGAATGTGGTGCGCATCAACCCGGCTATGGCTTTTGGCACCGGGGCACACCCCTCTACTCAGCTCTGTTTGCGCCTGA from Brevefilum fermentans encodes:
- the dnaK gene encoding molecular chaperone DnaK gives rise to the protein MGKIIGIDLGTTNSAAAVMIAGEPVVIPSAEGERLVPSVVAVNKNGERLVGRVARNQAITNPENTIFSIKRFMGRKYDDPEVQQALKVVPYQVTKAPNGDMRVVLGGKEYSPPEISAMILSKIKRDAEAYLGEPVTQAVITVPAYFNDAQRNATKDAGKIAGLEVLRIINEPTASSLAYGLDKKKNEVVAVYDLGGGTFDISILDVGEGVFQVRSTSGNTFLGGDDFDQRLIDFIADEFKKEHGIDLRNDRQALQRLKEAAEKAKIELSSTMQSEINLPYITADAAGPKHLVMTISRSKLEQLTDDLVSLSLTPVKNALNDANLTKNQVDEIVLVGGMTRMPKIQSEVEKLFGKEPHKGVNPDEVVAVGAAIQAGVLGGEVKDILLLDVTPLTLSVETLGGVATPLIKRNTTIPTRESQVFSTASDSQTQVEIHVLQGERPMAANNKSLGKFILDGIPPAPRGIPQIEVTFDINANGILEVTAQDKATGRSQNITITASSGLSEDEVEQMRRDAELHADEDRKRRDLIEARNHADNLVYSAEKTLTDLGDKAPADLKTQVEDAAARVREVKDGEDIEAIKSATNALSQVMQKLGEAAYAQAGQTPPPGPETEGEPPSDDRDDGDVVEGEFKQV
- the dnaJ gene encoding molecular chaperone DnaJ → MPKRDYYEVLGVPRSANDDELKSAFRNLARQCHPDVSSDPDAEEKFKEINEAYAVLSDSEKRAAYDRFGHAGVNTQGMPDFSNIDLSDILEGLFGFGGFGGFGGMGGRRVRNAPRRGADLSSRVKLTFEEAAFGIEKEIQITRDEQCQTCNGSGAKPGTSPVTCPQCNGQGETRQVHQTLLGSMVQVVTCSRCNGTGEVIETPCDTCHGRGLERKTVKKLVNIPPGVSDGVQIRLAGEGQPGTHGGPHGNFYLEIEVEKHPFFRRAGDDILLDLDINIAQAVLGDEIRIPTLNGDVELRIPPGTQPGKIFRLRGRGIPHLRGSGTGDQLVTVSVQIPTRLNAEQRELFEQLAKTMDPDIKIQEQSFFDKLREVFGG
- the prmA gene encoding 50S ribosomal protein L11 methyltransferase, translated to MADAGAPVRWIEIKLVTDGEIAEALAEVLGRFVDNGVVVEAETNFNSKTQENEPTGNIAVYGYLPDDNTLEDKRKALEEALWYLGMIAPMPPIQYTPIHDENWMSAWKTHYQPIQVGKNLLILPAWRQPDEGETRNVVRINPAMAFGTGAHPSTQLCLRLMEVHLEPGEPVIDLGCGSGILSIAALLMGATHALAVDIDEEALASTRENAELNRIDAVRLEVGQGSVNEILAGHFSLQEAPLVLVNILAPVIIRLFGQGLPALVSPDGALLLSGILAEQELDLLDVATKAGFSLIERMIDGDWVGLMMQKSTG